A genomic region of Nitrosomonas ureae contains the following coding sequences:
- the istA gene encoding IS21 family transposase, with translation MVMYAKIRRMFYREHLSINEIQRRTSLSRNTVKKWLKVPSDSAVKYQRAKKPGKLTPFESRLMLALEADARRPKKDRRTALMLFKEILNEGYTGGYTIVCDFVRNWRNRGNQSKAAYVPLKFALGEAFQFDWSEEWLVIGGIHRKVLAAHTKLCASRTFMLSAYPSQSHEMLFDAHTRAFTTFGGVPKRGIYDNMKTAVDKVSKGNGRVVNTRFFAMTAHYLFDPDFCNVASGWEKGVVEKNVQDMRRRIWNEAKQQQFGSFDDLNRWLGTRCRGLWSEIEHPDYAGITLADALEQEQLYLMPMPAPFDGYIEVLARVSSTCLVTLLRNRYSVPCRLVNQVVVVHQYADRIEIVHDNAVAACHSRLMDSDQVSYNWQHYIPVIEKKPGALRNGAPFAELPAPLLQLQIALRRRERQQADRIMAKVLSLVPTHGLEAVLVAVELVLESGVPSAEHVANVLARLKYTDVPASVETTLKLNEEPQADTARYDRLNTKEVPHVRHTCAIQSAEIIWHGQLLC, from the coding sequence ATGGTTATGTATGCAAAGATACGACGGATGTTTTACCGTGAACATCTGTCAATTAATGAGATTCAACGAAGAACGAGTTTGTCGCGGAACACGGTCAAGAAGTGGTTGAAAGTGCCAAGCGACAGCGCGGTTAAATATCAAAGGGCGAAGAAGCCTGGCAAGTTGACACCGTTTGAATCCAGGTTAATGTTAGCGCTGGAAGCGGATGCGCGTCGTCCGAAGAAGGACCGGCGCACGGCGTTGATGTTGTTCAAAGAGATATTGAACGAGGGTTATACAGGCGGTTATACGATTGTATGTGACTTTGTTCGCAACTGGCGCAATCGAGGGAATCAGAGTAAAGCGGCGTATGTGCCGCTGAAGTTTGCGCTGGGTGAAGCATTCCAGTTTGACTGGAGCGAAGAATGGCTGGTGATCGGCGGCATCCACCGCAAGGTACTGGCAGCCCATACCAAGCTATGCGCCAGCCGTACTTTCATGTTGTCGGCTTATCCGTCACAAAGTCACGAAATGCTGTTTGATGCGCATACCCGGGCATTCACTACTTTTGGTGGTGTGCCGAAACGCGGCATTTACGACAACATGAAGACCGCCGTGGACAAGGTGTCTAAGGGCAATGGACGTGTGGTGAATACGCGCTTCTTTGCGATGACGGCACATTACCTGTTCGATCCTGATTTCTGCAATGTGGCTTCCGGCTGGGAAAAGGGTGTTGTCGAGAAGAATGTTCAGGATATGCGCCGCCGCATATGGAATGAAGCCAAGCAACAACAGTTTGGCTCATTCGATGACTTAAACAGATGGCTTGGAACGCGCTGTCGCGGACTGTGGTCTGAAATCGAGCATCCGGATTATGCGGGCATTACCCTTGCCGATGCACTGGAACAAGAACAACTGTACCTGATGCCGATGCCAGCACCGTTCGATGGCTATATCGAAGTATTGGCGCGGGTATCCAGCACGTGTCTGGTTACATTACTGCGCAACCGGTATTCCGTTCCCTGTCGTCTGGTCAATCAGGTGGTGGTCGTTCATCAGTATGCCGACCGTATCGAGATCGTCCATGACAATGCCGTAGCAGCCTGTCATAGTCGTCTGATGGATAGCGACCAGGTCAGCTATAACTGGCAGCACTATATCCCGGTCATTGAGAAGAAACCGGGGGCCTTGCGCAACGGTGCGCCATTCGCCGAACTACCGGCACCTTTGCTGCAACTGCAGATTGCACTGAGGCGCAGAGAACGTCAGCAGGCCGATCGAATCATGGCAAAAGTGCTCAGCCTGGTGCCGACGCATGGGCTGGAAGCTGTGCTGGTCGCTGTTGAACTGGTGCTGGAATCCGGCGTGCCCAGTGCCGAGCATGTTGCCAATGTATTGGCACGGCTGAAATACACCGACGTACCAGCGTCAGTGGAAACAACACTGAAACTCAATGAAGAACCGCAGGCCGATACGGCGCGCTATGATCGTTTGAACACCAAAGAGGTGCCGCATGTCAGACATACTTGCGCAATTCAAAGCGCTGAAATTATATGGCATGGCCAGCTCCTATGCTGA
- the yidD gene encoding membrane protein insertion efficiency factor YidD — protein sequence MAIFLRRILIGVIKGYQIVISALLGQSCRFYPTCSNYTIEALELHGIFRGGWLAIKRISRCHPWNPGGFDPVPQDKTER from the coding sequence ATGGCTATATTTCTCCGGCGAATCCTGATTGGGGTCATTAAAGGTTATCAAATTGTGATCAGCGCATTGTTAGGGCAAAGCTGCCGCTTTTATCCGACGTGTTCCAATTACACCATTGAAGCGCTAGAGCTTCATGGTATTTTTCGTGGCGGCTGGCTTGCGATCAAGCGCATTTCGCGGTGTCATCCCTGGAATCCCGGCGGGTTTGATCCGGTGCCGCAGGATAAAACGGAGCGCTAG
- a CDS encoding amino acid permease — translation MIFWRVKSLDAILATAEKKSLHRSLGPWQLTLLGVGAIIGTGIFVLTAEAAQKAGPGMMLSFIIASFVCIVAALCYSELSSMVPVSGSAYTYSYAVLGELVAWMVGWALILEYSVAASAVAVGWSGYFVGLLDNSLGITIPFELANGPFAGGIINLPAVFVCILVVGLLVVGTRESASFNAVLVTVKIAALTLFIALTLPVAEMENFQPFLPLGEAGVIAAASSIFFAYVGFDAVSTAAEETKNPQRNVPIGLISSLVICTIFYILVSAGAIGSIGAQPILDETGKGLMPGSIALAEECQSLVAIGQQPLVCSREALALVLREIGWEKFGNLLGLAAFLALPSVVLMMLFGQTRIFFVMARDGLLPEILSRVHTRFKTPHIVTYVTGIGVTIAAAFFPVGKLADISNSGTLFAFMVVALAVMILRTQDKHRARPFKAPIIWLVGPLAVIGCITLFWFLPNDAKLVFPIWSGIGLIFYFLYGYRKSHLALGIDTSSGGEDIISPIRPLADRSQDSTKSKNKD, via the coding sequence ATGATTTTCTGGCGCGTAAAATCACTTGACGCCATTCTGGCTACAGCAGAAAAGAAAAGCCTTCATCGATCCCTGGGGCCCTGGCAATTGACACTGCTGGGTGTCGGAGCAATCATCGGCACCGGTATTTTTGTACTCACAGCCGAAGCCGCACAGAAAGCCGGGCCAGGCATGATGCTCTCCTTCATCATTGCGAGTTTCGTTTGCATCGTAGCGGCCCTTTGTTACTCTGAATTGTCCTCAATGGTACCCGTCTCAGGTTCAGCCTATACTTATTCTTATGCGGTACTGGGAGAACTGGTAGCTTGGATGGTGGGCTGGGCGTTAATCCTCGAGTACTCTGTCGCCGCAAGCGCAGTAGCAGTCGGTTGGTCTGGTTATTTTGTCGGCCTTCTCGATAACTCACTAGGAATCACAATACCCTTCGAACTGGCCAATGGCCCCTTCGCTGGCGGCATCATCAATCTGCCCGCAGTTTTTGTCTGCATCCTGGTAGTCGGATTATTAGTTGTTGGCACGCGTGAAAGCGCTTCATTTAATGCCGTGCTTGTTACGGTCAAGATCGCAGCTTTGACACTGTTTATTGCCCTGACACTACCCGTGGCCGAGATGGAAAATTTCCAACCTTTCTTGCCGTTGGGCGAGGCAGGAGTGATTGCTGCCGCATCTTCGATTTTTTTTGCCTACGTCGGATTCGATGCGGTTTCAACCGCTGCTGAGGAGACCAAGAATCCGCAACGCAATGTGCCGATTGGACTCATCAGTTCGCTTGTAATTTGTACCATCTTCTATATATTGGTTTCAGCCGGTGCGATAGGTTCTATCGGTGCACAACCCATCCTAGATGAAACCGGCAAAGGCCTGATGCCCGGGTCAATCGCCCTGGCTGAAGAATGCCAATCGCTTGTCGCAATTGGCCAGCAGCCGCTAGTGTGTTCGCGCGAGGCTTTGGCATTGGTTTTACGCGAGATCGGATGGGAAAAATTTGGCAACTTACTTGGTCTCGCTGCATTCCTGGCATTGCCCTCGGTCGTTTTGATGATGCTGTTCGGACAAACGCGAATTTTTTTCGTTATGGCACGCGATGGATTGCTTCCTGAAATATTAAGCCGCGTGCATACACGATTTAAAACACCTCATATCGTGACTTACGTAACAGGTATCGGCGTCACCATTGCCGCCGCTTTCTTTCCGGTTGGCAAGCTGGCGGACATTTCCAACTCCGGTACATTGTTTGCTTTCATGGTGGTTGCATTGGCAGTCATGATCCTTCGCACTCAAGATAAACATCGCGCTCGGCCTTTCAAGGCACCGATAATCTGGCTGGTGGGTCCTCTTGCCGTAATTGGCTGTATTACACTTTTTTGGTTTCTACCCAATGATGCGAAACTGGTATTCCCGATTTGGTCTGGAATCGGATTGATTTTCTATTTTCTCTATGGTTACCGCAAAAGTCACCTCGCGCTCGGCATCGACACCTCATCGGGCGGTGAAGATATCATCAGCCCGATTCGACCGCTAGCGGATCGCAGTCAAGACTCCACAAAATCAAAAAATAAAGACTGA
- a CDS encoding DedA family protein — MFLIDFILNIDRHLYVLSSEYGLWVYGILFLIIFCETGLVVMPFLPGDSLLFAAGTLASFEDSQLSPHVLFLGLCIAGILGDSVNYWIGKKTGPKVFTSQESRFFKREYLDKTHAFYLKYGAKTIIIARFIPIIRTFAPFVAGIGTMPYRTFITYNIIGAVLWVGIFIYSGFYFGQLPMIQQNFKLVILAIIILSITPPIIEYLKHRYGK, encoded by the coding sequence ATGTTTCTTATAGACTTTATACTTAATATTGATCGGCATCTTTATGTACTATCCTCAGAATATGGCCTATGGGTTTATGGTATTCTTTTTCTGATCATATTCTGTGAGACCGGGCTGGTTGTCATGCCTTTTTTACCAGGGGATTCGCTTTTGTTTGCGGCGGGTACTCTGGCTTCATTTGAGGATTCGCAACTTAGCCCCCATGTCCTGTTTCTCGGCTTGTGTATTGCAGGTATTCTGGGAGATAGTGTGAATTACTGGATCGGGAAAAAGACCGGCCCCAAAGTTTTTACTTCGCAGGAATCTCGTTTCTTTAAACGCGAATACCTGGATAAAACGCACGCTTTTTACCTTAAATATGGAGCCAAAACGATAATTATCGCGCGTTTTATTCCCATTATCCGAACGTTTGCGCCCTTTGTTGCCGGCATCGGAACGATGCCCTATCGCACCTTCATTACGTATAACATCATCGGTGCCGTATTATGGGTTGGCATATTTATTTATTCAGGATTTTACTTCGGACAACTTCCGATGATTCAACAAAACTTCAAGCTGGTCATCCTGGCTATTATTATCTTATCGATAACCCCTCCCATAATAGAATATCTGAAACATCGATATGGAAAATAG
- a CDS encoding AI-2E family transporter, which produces MSFSFDSFYEANRRILIWLILIGILWLLQDFFGLIFITFVLTFIATPLVHIGRNKLKLPHRASLVLVYIFFLVVLGSFFRYVTPSVIGEANRFINNFSEVQLKLIEMKRDVIGKYPGIERPVHGYARSILDEDSLRVIDAKLNRFRQKLNFSDIEHLDDVRENEVTEDTYEKLRKYYDKETELLVELLMTKQMGKVREELPKLINYLYKAIGTMSLALLFSFLILFDSVRLGGLMKSLHESRLKDFYQETAQPVIRFAYVVGRAIQAQAMIACVNTFLTLIGLVILGIPSVALLSLIVFVCSFIPVLGVFISTTPMVLVALNTGGLTLALGIVGMITIIHIIEAYGLNPMIYGKHLKLNPVLVLIILLIAYHSFGLWGMILGVPVAYYFIHDVFGVPLWDRHRLGPRVAN; this is translated from the coding sequence ATGTCATTTAGCTTTGATAGTTTTTATGAGGCCAACCGTCGTATACTGATCTGGCTTATTCTGATAGGTATATTATGGCTTTTGCAAGATTTCTTTGGACTGATTTTTATCACCTTTGTTCTTACTTTTATTGCGACACCATTGGTGCATATTGGTCGGAACAAATTGAAATTGCCGCATCGTGCTTCCCTAGTGCTGGTATATATTTTTTTTCTGGTCGTACTGGGTAGTTTTTTTCGTTATGTAACGCCTAGTGTCATCGGTGAGGCCAATCGTTTTATTAATAACTTCAGCGAAGTGCAGCTAAAGCTGATAGAGATGAAACGAGACGTTATCGGAAAATATCCGGGTATCGAACGCCCTGTGCATGGTTATGCCCGCAGTATTCTGGATGAGGATAGTTTGCGTGTAATCGACGCAAAACTTAATCGGTTTCGGCAAAAGCTCAATTTTTCCGATATTGAGCACTTGGATGACGTCAGAGAAAATGAAGTTACCGAAGATACCTATGAGAAGCTGAGAAAGTACTATGACAAGGAAACCGAGTTGCTGGTGGAACTTCTTATGACCAAACAGATGGGTAAGGTTCGCGAGGAATTACCCAAGCTCATCAATTATCTTTATAAAGCGATCGGCACGATGTCACTGGCACTGTTATTCAGTTTTTTGATTTTGTTTGACAGCGTGCGCCTGGGTGGTTTGATGAAAAGCCTGCATGAGTCGAGATTAAAGGATTTTTATCAGGAAACCGCACAACCGGTAATCCGCTTTGCTTATGTCGTGGGTCGTGCCATTCAAGCGCAAGCAATGATTGCCTGCGTGAATACTTTCCTGACTTTGATAGGCTTGGTAATACTTGGAATTCCGTCAGTTGCATTGTTATCACTCATTGTTTTTGTGTGCAGTTTTATTCCGGTGCTGGGGGTATTCATTTCTACTACACCAATGGTACTGGTTGCGTTGAATACGGGCGGTTTGACTTTGGCGTTAGGAATAGTTGGCATGATAACTATTATTCATATTATTGAAGCTTATGGCCTTAATCCGATGATCTATGGTAAACACCTCAAGCTTAATCCGGTGCTGGTGCTTATTATTTTACTGATTGCCTATCACAGTTTTGGTTTGTGGGGAATGATACTGGGCGTTCCGGTTGCATATTATTTTATACATGATGTATTTGGCGTGCCGCTATGGGACAGGCATCGGTTAGGGCCAAGAGTAGCTAATTAA
- a CDS encoding lipocalin-like domain-containing protein produces MKRNKFGSNFNVFIMLFFSLLITGVYAESGRLKPVTPDYKLSFPADYGAHPDSRIEWWYITGWLETEDKKPLGFQVTFFRYATDRNHDNPSRFAAKDLIIAHLALSDPAVGKVMHVERTAREGFDLAYAKPGNTNVKLEDWTLVREEDGRYQVDMQASDFGLQLILTPTQSMMLQDMDGFSRKGPKPEQASYYYSEPHLSVTGTVFRQNKPVNVKGRAWLDHEWSTAFLDPDAEGWDWVGANLDDGSALIAFQIRAKQNGKVWAYAALRDAQGNMTFFDPEQVEFTPIRTWRSPHTEAVYPVAMHVRTGEIEWRLTPLLDDQELDARQSTAAVYWEGAVMLTKDNKPAGRGYLELTGYVKPLAL; encoded by the coding sequence ATGAAACGGAATAAATTCGGCAGTAATTTTAACGTTTTTATCATGCTGTTTTTTAGCTTGCTCATTACCGGTGTATATGCTGAGTCGGGCCGATTAAAACCGGTTACTCCCGATTACAAGCTTTCTTTTCCTGCGGATTATGGCGCACACCCGGATTCTCGCATTGAATGGTGGTATATCACGGGTTGGCTGGAGACAGAAGATAAGAAACCATTAGGTTTTCAGGTTACTTTTTTCCGTTATGCCACTGATCGTAATCATGATAATCCGAGCCGCTTTGCTGCAAAGGACTTAATTATCGCGCACTTGGCATTGTCGGATCCTGCGGTTGGTAAAGTGATGCATGTTGAAAGAACTGCGCGTGAAGGTTTTGATCTTGCCTATGCCAAGCCAGGGAATACCAATGTTAAATTAGAAGATTGGACATTGGTGCGCGAGGAGGATGGCCGCTATCAGGTGGATATGCAAGCCAGCGATTTTGGTTTGCAATTGATATTAACACCCACGCAAAGCATGATGTTGCAAGATATGGACGGTTTTTCCCGTAAAGGCCCAAAGCCGGAACAGGCTAGTTATTATTATAGCGAACCGCATTTGAGCGTAACCGGAACAGTATTCAGGCAAAATAAACCAGTAAATGTTAAAGGACGCGCTTGGCTGGATCATGAATGGTCAACGGCCTTTTTGGATCCGGATGCCGAGGGGTGGGATTGGGTAGGAGCCAATCTGGATGACGGCTCTGCATTGATAGCATTTCAAATACGTGCGAAACAGAATGGGAAAGTATGGGCTTATGCAGCGCTGCGTGATGCGCAGGGAAATATGACCTTTTTCGATCCCGAGCAGGTGGAATTTACGCCGATACGTACTTGGCGATCACCGCATACCGAAGCGGTTTATCCGGTTGCCATGCATGTTCGCACCGGTGAGATTGAATGGCGGCTTACACCATTGCTGGACGATCAGGAACTGGATGCGCGCCAATCCACTGCAGCGGTATATTGGGAAGGTGCTGTGATGCTGACGAAGGATAATAAACCAGCGGGACGAGGCTATCTTGAGTTGACGGGCTACGTGAAACCTTTGGCATTATGA
- a CDS encoding FtsX-like permease family protein, with product MKAPSIFRWMLISEWRAHIMQIAVALIAIAIGVAMAFSIHLINSAAFNEFSAASKSLSGQSDLQVRGRKSFFDEALYPLLAKHPSIALANPVLELDVTIPGKQQGRNDHKLKIIGIDPFKAAQISPDLLGLPKEGETLDRIASDTIFLSPAAMEWLQVEQGDALQLQAGLQAITLRVAGGLVRARAGQRIAVMDIGAAQWRFERIGQLSRIELKLKDGINHAAFKTSLAEELGESYWVMEAADQETRIANMSRAYRINLNMLALVALFTGTFLVFSTQALSVIRRRQQFALLRVLGFTRQQLLRQIITEGGLLGIMGSLLGLGLGYAVAAMAIQFLGGDLGTNFFPGVKPSIFFDPWDAVIFFTIGLSVTLLGSIAPALEAVRAQPASALRSGTEDAVMAKLSSPWFALICLLLAVLFTQLPPVFELPVFGYLAIALLLIGGITLMPRLAAWTFSSLSNRSSHERIGAVFTLALARLANAPNQAAIALGGILASFSLMVAMGIMVASFRVSIDAWLEHVLPADLYVRTAAIGDQGGFQSDAQNAIIALPGFDRVDFFRTQQLTLDINRPDVTLFARPVDKEDPRNTLPLTNDVIARGLLPEDVMPIWVSEAMVDLYGYRVGEKVVLPIGAVPSEFLIAGVWRDYGRQFGAVQMQLTDYQRLTGDLSVNNVALWLQAGTSSDIAVAGLRQLPFGAALGISRSSDMRALSLEIFDRSFAVTYLLEIVAVVIGLLGVAASFSAQILARAKEFGMLRHIGVMRRQILVMLTAEGGLLTALGVVLGFVLGWGISLILVFIVNPQSFHWTMQLHLPWGWLLAIAVIMLISAALTALFFGRKAVSVQVIRVVREDW from the coding sequence ATGAAAGCGCCATCGATATTTCGCTGGATGCTGATTAGTGAATGGCGCGCGCATATTATGCAAATAGCCGTTGCCCTCATCGCTATAGCCATCGGGGTTGCTATGGCATTCTCAATTCATCTGATCAACAGCGCTGCTTTCAATGAATTTTCTGCCGCCAGCAAGAGCCTTTCCGGGCAATCGGATTTGCAGGTACGTGGCCGCAAATCATTTTTTGATGAGGCGCTTTATCCGCTACTGGCTAAACATCCAAGCATTGCATTAGCGAATCCTGTTTTGGAATTGGATGTGACGATACCTGGGAAACAGCAAGGCAGAAATGATCACAAGCTGAAAATTATCGGTATCGATCCGTTCAAGGCGGCACAAATTTCTCCCGATTTGCTGGGATTACCCAAAGAAGGAGAAACGCTGGATCGTATCGCCAGCGATACGATATTTTTATCCCCTGCTGCAATGGAATGGCTGCAGGTCGAGCAGGGCGATGCGCTGCAATTACAGGCTGGATTGCAAGCGATCACGTTGCGGGTGGCAGGCGGTTTAGTCCGCGCGCGTGCGGGTCAGCGCATAGCAGTAATGGATATTGGTGCAGCCCAGTGGCGTTTTGAACGGATCGGGCAATTGTCACGAATTGAACTGAAACTCAAAGATGGCATTAATCACGCGGCATTTAAAACCAGCCTGGCGGAGGAATTAGGTGAATCTTATTGGGTTATGGAAGCAGCGGATCAGGAAACGCGGATTGCCAATATGTCGCGCGCTTATCGCATTAATCTGAATATGCTGGCGCTGGTGGCGCTATTTACAGGTACATTCCTGGTGTTTTCCACACAGGCTTTATCGGTAATACGGCGGCGTCAGCAATTTGCGTTGTTACGCGTACTGGGTTTCACGCGGCAGCAATTGTTGCGGCAGATCATCACTGAAGGCGGATTGCTAGGAATAATGGGATCGCTATTGGGGTTGGGATTAGGGTATGCCGTTGCCGCGATGGCCATTCAGTTTTTGGGGGGAGATTTAGGAACGAATTTCTTCCCCGGCGTTAAACCGAGTATTTTTTTTGATCCTTGGGATGCGGTAATCTTTTTTACTATAGGTTTAAGTGTGACGTTGCTGGGAAGTATCGCCCCGGCATTGGAAGCCGTTCGAGCCCAGCCTGCATCGGCATTACGCTCCGGCACTGAAGATGCGGTTATGGCAAAATTGTCATCACCTTGGTTTGCGCTGATTTGTTTATTGCTTGCAGTGCTGTTCACGCAATTACCCCCTGTTTTCGAGCTGCCGGTATTCGGTTATCTTGCGATTGCATTATTGTTGATTGGCGGTATTACGCTAATGCCGCGATTGGCTGCCTGGACATTTTCGTCTTTATCAAACCGATCGTCTCATGAGCGGATAGGTGCTGTTTTTACATTAGCATTGGCACGTTTGGCGAATGCACCGAATCAGGCCGCCATTGCATTGGGCGGTATACTGGCCAGTTTTAGCTTGATGGTTGCCATGGGGATTATGGTGGCCAGTTTTCGTGTATCGATCGATGCGTGGCTTGAGCATGTATTGCCGGCCGATTTGTATGTGCGAACTGCTGCAATCGGTGATCAGGGTGGTTTTCAATCGGATGCGCAAAATGCGATCATCGCGTTGCCAGGATTTGATCGAGTGGATTTTTTCCGTACCCAGCAGTTGACGCTTGATATTAATCGTCCGGATGTCACCTTGTTTGCCAGGCCGGTGGATAAGGAGGATCCGCGCAATACGCTGCCGCTGACGAATGATGTGATTGCGCGCGGATTATTGCCTGAAGATGTAATGCCGATTTGGGTATCCGAAGCGATGGTCGATTTATATGGTTATCGGGTGGGCGAGAAAGTGGTTCTGCCGATTGGCGCAGTGCCCAGCGAATTTCTGATCGCCGGGGTATGGCGTGATTATGGCCGGCAGTTTGGTGCGGTACAGATGCAGCTGACGGATTATCAGCGATTAACGGGGGATTTGAGCGTCAATAACGTCGCGCTGTGGTTGCAAGCCGGAACGTCGTCAGATATCGCTGTTGCGGGCTTGCGTCAGCTGCCTTTTGGTGCGGCTCTTGGAATATCGAGATCGAGTGATATGCGGGCCTTGAGTTTGGAAATTTTTGATCGGAGCTTTGCGGTAACCTATTTGCTGGAAATAGTGGCAGTCGTTATTGGATTGCTGGGTGTGGCGGCTAGTTTTTCTGCGCAAATACTGGCACGCGCTAAGGAATTTGGCATGCTGAGGCATATCGGCGTAATGCGTCGGCAGATTCTTGTGATGTTGACCGCGGAAGGTGGTTTACTGACTGCACTAGGAGTTGTGTTAGGTTTTGTATTGGGTTGGGGCATCAGTTTGATTCTGGTTTTTATTGTCAATCCACAGTCCTTTCACTGGACGATGCAATTGCATTTGCCGTGGGGCTGGTTATTGGCGATTGCCGTAATTATGTTGATTTCGGCGGCATTGACAGCTCTGTTTTTCGGACGTAAAGCGGTTTCCGTTCAGGTTATTCGCGTGGTACGGGAGGATTGGTGA
- a CDS encoding ABC transporter ATP-binding protein: MLELRNLTKGYAEDRKVLANLSYTLNAGEYVAIMGESGVGKSTLLNLIAGLDSPDSGEIRINGVAISSLHDDAATLLRREQFGFIFQAFHVLPHLTLAQNIALPLLLNDIATDCVSQMLEQVGLHGRGHHFPRQLSGGELQRVAIARALIHRPRLVLADEPTGNLDPDTAHEILQLMRREIKANGATGIIVTHSHIAAATADKVLNLTRDGLHPAQSGHKP, from the coding sequence ATGCTGGAGTTACGCAACCTTACCAAAGGTTACGCCGAAGATCGGAAAGTACTGGCCAACTTGAGCTACACCTTGAATGCGGGCGAGTACGTCGCGATTATGGGCGAATCGGGTGTGGGCAAATCGACGTTGTTGAATCTGATTGCGGGTTTGGATTCTCCGGATTCCGGTGAAATTCGCATTAACGGGGTTGCCATTTCATCCTTGCATGATGATGCCGCGACGCTATTGCGGCGCGAACAGTTTGGTTTTATCTTTCAGGCCTTCCACGTGCTGCCTCATTTGACGCTGGCACAGAATATCGCATTGCCACTGTTGTTGAATGATATAGCCACGGATTGCGTGAGTCAGATGCTGGAGCAAGTGGGTCTGCATGGGCGCGGGCATCATTTCCCGCGCCAGTTGTCCGGTGGCGAACTACAGCGTGTTGCCATTGCACGTGCATTAATTCATCGGCCACGATTGGTGCTGGCGGACGAACCTACGGGTAATCTTGATCCGGACACCGCGCATGAAATTCTTCAGCTAATGCGCAGGGAAATCAAAGCGAATGGTGCGACCGGCATTATCGTGACGCATTCTCATATAGCGGCTGCCACGGCCGACAAAGTGCTGAATTTGACCCGGGATGGATTGCATCCGGCGCAGTCAGGGCATAAGCCATGA
- a CDS encoding peptidylprolyl isomerase — protein sequence MARASARHILVKTEEQCNNLKAEIESGADFGKLAQEHSLCPSGKQGGELGEFGRGQMVQEFDTVVFSAPVGEVQGPVKTQFGYHLLEVTQRSD from the coding sequence ATGGCACGAGCCAGCGCACGTCATATTTTGGTTAAAACTGAAGAGCAATGTAACAATCTGAAAGCAGAAATTGAAAGTGGCGCCGATTTTGGCAAACTGGCCCAGGAACACTCGTTATGTCCATCCGGGAAACAAGGGGGTGAGCTGGGTGAATTCGGCCGTGGACAGATGGTGCAGGAATTCGATACCGTCGTTTTCAGCGCGCCGGTCGGTGAAGTGCAGGGTCCGGTTAAGACACAGTTTGGTTATCATCTGCTGGAAGTGACTCAACGCAGCGATTGA
- a CDS encoding toxin-activating lysine-acyltransferase, with protein sequence MIAPSNRNMPDKSSATQIDASKIRLLTGINPAQALGFAVSYLMTKPAFARLPFGHWSRILVGQINRGHYLIASDDGHIAGFLGWALTTREKGEIWLAEQGELSFEDSKAGEILLINAWASESNEVTHLLLERLREIGRAQKMVYFKRHYPDGRTRPGRLSVNAFVDAHIRATRSSEKSGIPTSQ encoded by the coding sequence TTGATCGCGCCTTCCAATCGGAATATGCCGGATAAATCATCTGCGACTCAAATTGACGCTTCCAAGATTCGTCTTCTGACGGGAATCAATCCTGCGCAAGCGCTTGGATTCGCGGTCAGTTATTTGATGACTAAACCGGCTTTTGCGCGTCTGCCGTTCGGGCACTGGTCCCGTATATTGGTTGGACAAATTAACCGGGGTCACTATCTGATCGCATCGGATGACGGACACATTGCCGGATTCCTTGGCTGGGCGCTAACCACTCGGGAAAAGGGTGAGATATGGCTTGCGGAACAAGGGGAGCTTTCCTTCGAAGATAGTAAAGCCGGTGAGATCTTGCTGATCAATGCATGGGCATCGGAATCGAACGAGGTCACGCACCTGCTGCTCGAACGCTTACGCGAGATCGGGCGCGCCCAGAAAATGGTTTATTTCAAGCGTCATTACCCGGACGGGCGCACCCGCCCCGGACGCCTCAGCGTCAATGCATTCGTCGATGCGCATATTCGTGCCACCCGATCCAGCGAGAAATCCGGCATTCCAACCTCTCAATAG